The genomic stretch AAGCCCGAGAATGGAATGCGAAAGTTGTAGTCCTCGATGGAACTGTATTTGATGCTAAAGAAACAAAATTATGGGAAGAGATGGAAAAACAACTTACTAATAAAGTAGAGATAACAAAAGGAGACACATCTCCAGGAAAGGCAAAGATTATGAAATTACTTGAAGAGAACAAGCCAGTAATGATACTTGTAGATGAGTTGCTTGAATATATGGTTAAAGCTTCAGGAGTTAAAGTAGGAGAAACAACACTTGCAGATCAAACACTTGCATTTATACATGAGCTAACAGAGGCAGTTAAAGCAACTGATAAAGTAATATTGGTTATGACATTACCATCAAGTATCTTAGAGCATTACTCAGAAAAGGCTGAAGAATATTTCCAAAAACTACAAAAGATTGCTGGAAGATCTCAAAGAGTATTTACACCAGTGCAAGAGGATGAGGTTACTGATGTTATAAGAAGGAGATTATTCAAAAGAGTTGATGAAGATGAAATAAAAAACATCGTAGATGAAATTGTAAAGTATCTTGATAAGGAAAATCTAATCCCAGAAGGTCTCAACGCTTACCAATACAAACAAAAATTCTTAAAGAGTTATCCATTCCAGCCAGAAGTTATTGATGTCCTATATCACAGATGGGGGAGTTTGCCAAAATTCCAAAGAACAAGAGGAGTTTTAAGATTACTTTCACTTGTAATATACACATTGATGGGTAAGGAAATTCCATTTATTAGACTTGCAGATTTTGATTTAAGTGTTAAAGATATTAGAGATGAACTTATTGATATAATAGGAGAGAGTAGATACTACTCAGTTATTGATGCTGATATAACATCTCAAAATTCTGGTGCAAAGAAAGTAGATAAGATGCTTGGAGAATCTTATGAAAATTATAAAATAGGTACTAAGGCATCAACAGTTATATTCATGTATTCATTTAGCGGAAGTCATACAAAAGGAGCTACAACTAAAGAAATTAAACTTTCCTGTGCAGATTTAAGATACTCAAGTAGTATCGTTGGAGAGGCTATTTTACACTTAGAAAATAATCTACTATACCTTCATAAAAAGAATGGAAAATACTTCTTCAGCACTAAGCCAAATATAAGAAAGCTTGTAATTGATGAGATGAGTAACATAGGAGATGAAGAAATAAAAGACATAGAGGCTAAACTCTTAAAACATCAATTGAAAAAATTATTCAATACTTACCTATGGCCAGAAAAATCAAAGGATATTCCTGACAATGAAAAATTAAAACTTGTTATTTTAAGAGAGCATGATAAAGATAAAATCTTACAGATAATTCAATCATATGGAGATGGAGAGAGAGTTTATAAGAATACGTTAATCTTCCTTGTTCCACGCGAAAGTGAAAGAACAACATTCAACAGGTTAGTTAGAGAATACCTTGCATGGAACAAAATATACAATAGAGCAAAAAAAGGATCTCTTGAAGTTACAAGTGATGAAAAAGAGGAGATTAGAAACAATATAAAAAGGTTAGAAGAAGATTTAAAACAAAAAATAGTAGAACTTTATAGAATTGTAATTACTCCAAAGAAAGACGGTTATGATGAGATAGATTTGGGTATAAGACCAATAGGCGTAAAAAAGACAATTGATGAAATTATCCATGAAAAATTAAAAGAAGAAAATAAACTTTTAGAAAAAATGGATCCAAGAGTTATTGAACTAAAATATCTCAATGGAAAGGATTACATATTTACAAAATTGCTATATGAAAGCCATTTAAAAACACCAGGCATGTCCATGTTAAAAGATAAGTCAGTTATTGTAAGTGCCATTCAACAAGGAGTAGAGGAAGGAAGATTTGGTTTAGGTTATATAAATGAAGAAATATGTTGCAAGTATCTTGGTGAAAAGGCAAAGGTAACTCTTGATGATAATGAAATTATTATAAGAAAAGATTTCTGCGAAATATTAAAAGATAAAGAAAAAGAAAGAGAGAGTGGTAAGCAATATACACAAGAAGTCATTTATGATGAAAAAGTATCAAACAAAATAATTCAAACGGAAACTACAACTCCATCAATATCAATAGAAGAAACTAAAGAAAGAGATAAAAAAGAAAAAGAAAGTGAAACTATTGAAGAAAGCATAGATAAAAATATAAACTCTATTCACTTGCAATTAACCTTAGAGCCTGGGATTGGTGGATTAAGAGAAATTATAAGTATATTGAAATTATTAACATCACGTTTTAAAAAAGTTACTTTAGATATCAAGGCTGAAGAAGGTAGTATTAGTCAAATAGAGTATGAAAACATTCTTGAAACTTTCAGACAGTCAAATATTATTGCTAAAGAAAAACATTCATAAAA from Methanocaldococcus lauensis encodes the following:
- a CDS encoding ATP-binding protein, with protein sequence MVMKPFYQIAIPHDDIKEGKFTLDTFAADLWSVYQNRGPEEYRNPELFWERTYETNGLKNLLEIARKRLIDGVGDAIIQLQTPFGGGKTHSLIALYHKAREWNAKVVVLDGTVFDAKETKLWEEMEKQLTNKVEITKGDTSPGKAKIMKLLEENKPVMILVDELLEYMVKASGVKVGETTLADQTLAFIHELTEAVKATDKVILVMTLPSSILEHYSEKAEEYFQKLQKIAGRSQRVFTPVQEDEVTDVIRRRLFKRVDEDEIKNIVDEIVKYLDKENLIPEGLNAYQYKQKFLKSYPFQPEVIDVLYHRWGSLPKFQRTRGVLRLLSLVIYTLMGKEIPFIRLADFDLSVKDIRDELIDIIGESRYYSVIDADITSQNSGAKKVDKMLGESYENYKIGTKASTVIFMYSFSGSHTKGATTKEIKLSCADLRYSSSIVGEAILHLENNLLYLHKKNGKYFFSTKPNIRKLVIDEMSNIGDEEIKDIEAKLLKHQLKKLFNTYLWPEKSKDIPDNEKLKLVILREHDKDKILQIIQSYGDGERVYKNTLIFLVPRESERTTFNRLVREYLAWNKIYNRAKKGSLEVTSDEKEEIRNNIKRLEEDLKQKIVELYRIVITPKKDGYDEIDLGIRPIGVKKTIDEIIHEKLKEENKLLEKMDPRVIELKYLNGKDYIFTKLLYESHLKTPGMSMLKDKSVIVSAIQQGVEEGRFGLGYINEEICCKYLGEKAKVTLDDNEIIIRKDFCEILKDKEKERESGKQYTQEVIYDEKVSNKIIQTETTTPSISIEETKERDKKEKESETIEESIDKNINSIHLQLTLEPGIGGLREIISILKLLTSRFKKVTLDIKAEEGSISQIEYENILETFRQSNIIAKEKHS